A window from Sphingobacterium hotanense encodes these proteins:
- a CDS encoding RagB/SusD family nutrient uptake outer membrane protein, with amino-acid sequence MKTLQYNILIYAFVGCFLSSCSKFLDVNPNTGEQISVRNFVDFEEVLNSRDFASHNMIIAEFLTDNIYFHPDSVARMPSDYSLRNAYLWNESIWNNNDTDELYRALYKNIAQANLVINYLDFALDGTAEGKRRLIAKAKIHRAYANFMLVNLYGPQFNAASAESDLAVPLITILDANQLPPHATVKQLYDLIERDLQDAMATAELPDKGNDVLHPGKVCAYALSAKVHLQKGEYEQAMDYANKALAINSFLIDYNPFLMEYESYVFLLFQMEGYQEVIFAKAGQELNFFQTTGLNIYMPEDLLSIYTENDLRLFAHYGQNYDTWEYIYPIVAAPDGSSSAVRFNNAITVPEMMLIAAECNARDGKVEEAMALINKLRFKRMLEDTHEDLEAASPEEALKHVLDERRRELSFKGGIRLMDIKRLANDAVNRTVLNRFDGEGNIMKSIEPNSRQLIIPLTPRALVFNPNLRD; translated from the coding sequence ATGAAAACATTACAATATAACATCCTTATATATGCCTTTGTAGGGTGCTTCCTGAGTTCCTGTTCTAAGTTTTTGGATGTAAACCCAAATACCGGCGAACAGATATCAGTTCGGAATTTTGTTGACTTCGAGGAAGTATTGAACAGTCGCGACTTTGCTTCGCACAACATGATCATTGCGGAGTTCCTTACGGATAATATCTATTTCCACCCGGATTCCGTTGCTCGTATGCCATCAGATTATTCCCTTCGGAATGCTTATCTGTGGAATGAGTCTATCTGGAATAATAATGATACGGATGAATTGTATAGGGCCTTATACAAGAATATCGCACAGGCTAATTTGGTTATTAATTATTTAGATTTCGCTTTGGATGGTACCGCGGAAGGGAAGCGCAGGCTGATTGCCAAAGCAAAGATCCACCGCGCATACGCTAATTTTATGTTGGTGAATTTATATGGGCCGCAGTTCAATGCTGCTAGCGCAGAAAGTGATTTGGCGGTGCCATTGATTACGATCTTAGATGCGAATCAATTGCCTCCCCACGCGACCGTAAAACAGCTCTATGACTTGATTGAGCGAGATCTGCAGGATGCGATGGCGACTGCAGAGCTGCCCGACAAAGGAAACGATGTGCTACATCCGGGGAAAGTTTGTGCATATGCACTGTCAGCGAAAGTGCATCTTCAGAAAGGAGAGTATGAGCAAGCTATGGACTATGCCAATAAAGCACTTGCGATCAATTCGTTCTTAATAGATTATAACCCGTTTTTGATGGAATATGAGTCTTATGTGTTCTTGCTGTTCCAGATGGAAGGATATCAGGAAGTTATTTTTGCCAAGGCAGGGCAAGAGCTTAACTTTTTCCAAACAACCGGGTTAAATATTTACATGCCAGAAGATTTACTCTCGATTTATACGGAGAACGATCTACGTCTGTTTGCCCACTATGGACAAAATTACGACACTTGGGAATACATCTATCCGATTGTGGCTGCGCCAGATGGCTCGTCAAGCGCAGTGCGCTTCAATAATGCAATCACTGTTCCTGAAATGATGCTGATTGCTGCCGAATGCAATGCACGAGATGGGAAAGTCGAAGAGGCTATGGCTTTAATCAATAAACTGCGCTTTAAGCGGATGTTAGAGGATACTCATGAGGATTTGGAGGCCGCCAGTCCCGAAGAGGCTTTGAAGCATGTACTGGATGAAAGACGTAGAGAATTGAGTTTTAAAGGGGGGATACGCTTGATGGATATTAAGCGCCTTGCGAATGACGCTGTAAATAGGACTGTCCTGAATCGCTTCGATGGTGAGGGGAATATCATGAAGTCCATAGAACCGAATTCGCGACAATTGATTATCCCGCTGACGCCACGTGCTTTAGTATTTAATCCGAATCTTAGAGACTGA
- a CDS encoding YegP family protein: MGKFVMSTRKNGEFQFNLKASNGQVILTSEGYTTKAACENGISSVKKNAADSAKFEKLTAKNGKFYFNLKAGNGQIIGSSEMYASESGRANGIKSVQENAPDAATEDTTV, encoded by the coding sequence ATGGGAAAGTTTGTCATGTCTACCCGAAAAAACGGAGAATTTCAATTTAACCTAAAAGCATCTAATGGACAGGTTATCTTGACTAGCGAAGGTTATACCACCAAAGCAGCTTGCGAAAATGGTATCTCATCCGTGAAGAAAAATGCTGCTGATAGCGCTAAATTTGAAAAGTTAACTGCAAAGAATGGAAAGTTCTACTTCAACCTGAAAGCAGGTAATGGACAGATTATCGGATCAAGTGAAATGTATGCCAGCGAATCTGGCCGTGCGAATGGAATTAAGTCTGTTCAGGAAAATGCTCCTGATGCAGCAACCGAGGATACGACTGTTTAA
- a CDS encoding carboxypeptidase-like regulatory domain-containing protein produces MILFLFCLCNVDVWAQDRVQLFGVVRDAESKQPIPKATVTVLDSRFVMETNELGEYAFECINQDKIEITFSCVGYAPLVYSLRQLKRRNDIQLKKQVRRIEEAIVRHRNPKNVLLDIEQRRHLNLGQMLEGTVPGLIFRPSTTTEQEVIFSTPTLNISGSMNLREMYDQMKRTMPEAMVLYPTFQDFQRDFDQKRSTLMRAAGSNIINQTKLSSMGLVPEFRGGSALPGDTKGMLVLVDGFPEAEFPLNMPMANIESVEVIRDPEEGIKYDPEGVNGVVLIKTMRGSVGKPLEIHYTQNFFISDLEDISNKALERISSRDLLDLYRDRFDLDITPMTNLHLPYIGVNPAYLLLNHHRHDKISASEFEHRWDSLGNLDNQQQIRQTQQRVGMQNYNLRLAGRKDEVRYNLSLMYSDNKSSSPGDYMRNFDLNSNNTFSFFKNKVEGNLYVRYRRGENKTVPRLSMSLEPYQMLFDEQGNYVYDYNDTYRYDLNQQFMSLGAFDVGRNHVEDQRLNYSLGRNRMLSASGKVQVNFNPSLSWINTMLYQRTNNRTEQFTHEHSTDARRHFNMYSIPVKDKGINYWAPVGNYNQRGGSLETTIDFRSGFDFNKTVSDIHQFKAGLSGWVSMSDAKMNPVEIFYGVDARGRGGDTIWMEPTAARNIYGEPVETGSLINIPQPQNQRNRNLRIGGNFGYSYRETFQTKFTYNGVYIPNYGVKPNYAMFHDASLLVDWDLHQRFIPENRIINELLKGTKIGGLRSPRLPAQHQASRNLETNWDYYSISLTNYFDPNMSNINLNYAKTSLYLGLFNDLMKFQASAYINNQDRTLWSGDFNYNLKQHLLTKLDFLSTLSLVYSLQNFDQYQSLLIQFELNQLNRHSVVQPNFLVMEFLPPAILNHEPSIQLGFLSDRFLVDIRKYDRLTTGIMVDMYNLPDFATGLQSRYVKNTIRTKGLEFASTLKLFERSRFRWNVNVLASFNDIVNVEVPEQEYIANYAYLVTPRNNYSQNALWSYRWGGLNDEGEPTILNDKGTRLDAAEESALVFSGVTIAPNTGSVNQFIDVGDFFFQTRINWQSGGVMRKYIPAPSSSIDHHSDLVYRWRKPGDENLTDIPKLANYNVGRELITQNSTNSILSSDFIRLEEIQVGYHFPRHITAPMRMSRLSVSVQMNNIWFWARNPYGYDPRSVANNGILSPQMPRQYSFSINASF; encoded by the coding sequence ATGATTTTATTTTTGTTTTGTCTATGTAATGTCGATGTCTGGGCACAGGATCGGGTTCAGCTATTCGGGGTTGTCCGAGATGCGGAATCCAAGCAGCCCATTCCTAAAGCTACGGTTACAGTGTTGGATTCGAGGTTTGTGATGGAAACAAACGAATTAGGAGAGTATGCCTTCGAATGCATTAATCAAGATAAAATAGAGATTACATTTTCCTGCGTCGGCTATGCGCCTCTGGTTTATTCACTGCGACAACTTAAGCGCAGAAACGACATACAATTGAAGAAGCAAGTACGAAGAATTGAAGAAGCGATAGTTCGACACCGCAATCCCAAAAACGTTTTGCTGGATATCGAACAGAGGCGGCACCTCAATTTGGGACAGATGCTCGAAGGAACAGTCCCGGGACTGATATTTCGACCTTCGACGACGACAGAACAGGAAGTTATTTTTTCCACGCCAACACTAAATATCAGTGGGAGTATGAATCTGCGCGAAATGTATGATCAGATGAAAAGGACCATGCCGGAAGCTATGGTGCTGTATCCTACATTTCAGGATTTTCAGCGTGATTTTGATCAGAAGCGGAGTACGCTGATGCGAGCCGCAGGATCGAACATCATTAATCAAACGAAACTGTCTTCAATGGGGTTAGTGCCTGAGTTTCGCGGTGGTTCTGCGTTACCTGGCGATACGAAGGGTATGCTTGTACTGGTCGATGGTTTTCCTGAAGCTGAGTTTCCGCTCAACATGCCGATGGCGAACATTGAAAGTGTGGAGGTTATTCGCGATCCCGAAGAAGGCATAAAATATGACCCTGAAGGGGTAAACGGTGTTGTCCTGATTAAGACTATGCGGGGATCTGTTGGCAAGCCTTTGGAAATACATTATACACAGAATTTCTTCATCTCTGATCTGGAAGATATAAGCAATAAGGCGCTGGAGCGGATCTCGTCGAGAGACTTGCTTGACTTATATCGAGACCGCTTCGATTTGGATATTACTCCTATGACGAACCTTCATCTACCGTACATAGGTGTCAATCCTGCTTATCTTTTACTGAATCACCATCGCCACGATAAGATCAGTGCCTCGGAATTCGAGCATCGCTGGGATTCACTTGGTAATCTTGATAATCAGCAACAGATCCGACAAACGCAGCAACGTGTGGGTATGCAGAACTATAACCTTCGCTTGGCAGGGCGTAAGGATGAGGTTCGCTATAATCTGAGTTTAATGTATAGTGATAATAAGAGTTCTTCGCCGGGCGACTACATGCGGAACTTTGATCTAAACTCGAACAACACCTTCTCTTTTTTTAAAAATAAAGTCGAGGGTAATCTCTATGTGCGATATCGTAGAGGGGAGAATAAGACGGTCCCGCGGCTAAGTATGTCGCTGGAGCCCTATCAGATGCTGTTTGATGAGCAAGGAAACTATGTGTATGACTATAACGATACCTATCGTTATGATTTGAATCAGCAATTTATGTCGCTTGGTGCTTTTGACGTTGGCCGGAATCATGTTGAGGATCAGCGTCTGAATTACAGTCTAGGTCGGAACCGTATGCTGTCCGCATCGGGGAAAGTTCAGGTAAATTTTAATCCGTCGCTCAGTTGGATCAATACCATGCTCTATCAACGGACCAATAATCGGACGGAGCAATTTACGCACGAGCACTCTACGGATGCACGGAGACATTTTAACATGTATTCTATCCCGGTCAAAGATAAAGGGATTAATTATTGGGCGCCTGTTGGGAACTACAATCAACGTGGCGGAAGCTTAGAAACGACAATCGACTTCCGCTCAGGTTTTGATTTTAACAAGACCGTTTCGGATATACATCAATTTAAAGCCGGGTTGAGCGGTTGGGTTTCGATGTCGGATGCTAAGATGAACCCTGTGGAGATCTTTTATGGTGTGGATGCACGCGGGCGAGGAGGGGATACGATTTGGATGGAACCCACCGCGGCGAGGAACATTTACGGAGAGCCCGTGGAGACAGGGTCGCTGATTAATATTCCGCAACCGCAAAATCAGCGGAACAGGAATCTGCGCATTGGCGGTAACTTCGGATATTCTTACCGAGAGACTTTTCAAACGAAATTCACGTACAACGGTGTTTATATTCCTAATTATGGCGTAAAGCCTAACTACGCTATGTTCCATGACGCCAGCTTGCTAGTCGATTGGGACTTACACCAGCGATTCATACCGGAAAATCGTATCATCAATGAGCTTCTGAAAGGTACAAAAATCGGAGGGCTGCGCTCGCCAAGGCTACCGGCACAGCATCAAGCCAGTAGAAATCTGGAAACCAATTGGGACTATTATTCCATCTCCTTGACCAATTATTTCGATCCTAACATGAGCAACATCAATTTAAATTATGCAAAGACCTCCTTGTATCTGGGCTTGTTTAATGATTTGATGAAGTTTCAGGCAAGTGCTTACATCAATAATCAGGATAGGACGCTATGGTCCGGTGATTTCAATTACAACTTAAAACAGCATTTGTTGACAAAGTTGGATTTCCTGAGCACTTTGTCGTTAGTGTATAGCCTACAGAATTTTGATCAGTATCAATCGCTATTGATTCAGTTTGAATTGAATCAGCTGAACAGGCATAGTGTTGTCCAGCCTAACTTCCTGGTGATGGAATTTTTACCTCCTGCGATATTAAATCATGAGCCTTCGATACAACTAGGATTTTTAAGCGATCGTTTTTTGGTAGATATCCGCAAATACGATCGATTGACGACGGGGATTATGGTTGATATGTACAATCTGCCGGATTTTGCGACAGGTCTGCAATCACGTTATGTTAAAAATACCATCCGTACGAAAGGTTTAGAATTTGCTTCAACGCTGAAGTTATTTGAGCGGAGCAGATTCCGTTGGAATGTCAATGTGCTGGCATCCTTCAATGATATTGTCAATGTAGAGGTTCCGGAGCAAGAATATATTGCTAACTATGCTTATCTCGTTACGCCTCGGAATAACTATTCGCAGAATGCTCTGTGGAGCTATCGCTGGGGTGGATTGAATGATGAAGGCGAGCCAACGATCCTCAATGATAAAGGAACTCGCTTGGATGCGGCGGAGGAATCAGCATTGGTCTTCAGCGGGGTGACGATTGCGCCAAATACAGGCTCGGTCAATCAATTTATCGATGTAGGAGATTTCTTTTTCCAGACGCGGATCAATTGGCAGTCGGGTGGAGTCATGCGAAAGTATATCCCGGCGCCATCCTCTTCCATCGATCATCATTCGGACTTGGTTTACCGATGGAGAAAACCGGGGGATGAGAACCTCACAGATATACCGAAGCTCGCGAATTATAATGTCGGCCGTGAGCTTATTACACAAAATTCGACGAATTCTATTCTATCATCTGATTTTATTCGGTTGGAAGAAATCCAGGTTGGTTATCATTTTCCAAGGCATATCACGGCGCCGATGCGGATGAGCAGGTTGTCGGTGTCTGTTCAGATGAATAATATCTGGTTTTGGGCAAGAAATCCATATGGCTATGATCCCCGCTCCGTTGCGAACAATGGTATCCTATCACCGCAGATGCCAAGACAATATTCATTTTCAATTAACGCTAGTTTCTGA
- a CDS encoding M13 family metallopeptidase, with translation MKKYVLIAALMTGSALGFAQENHAINVSYMDKNVRPQDDFYNYVNGNWMKTVEIPSDKARWGSFDALAENTDENSLKLLKASLDQKFDKGSDGQKIADLYRSFVDFDTRNKLGLKPIQQQLKDIDGIKNLKDLYSYFLKYAEIGGNPFFGGYVYAHMKNSNMNAVYLGGGGLGLGRSYYQKVDEKNTETLGNYQSYINTLYSKVDQKTRDLKGPKIVEFEKLIASKLKTVEESRDAQKRYNPVAVNDLGKMVKNMDVAKYIRSVGFTADTVIIGELKYYQELDQIVNQENLPVIKEYLKFHVMDDATGYLTKELDDLSFEFYGKKLRGQKEQRALDKRGLAFVNSNVGELLGKLYVKEHFPAEAKQTCEEMVQYLIKSFNQHIKDLAWMSPATKEKALEKLSKFNVKIGYPDKWKDYSNLAIGTSLIENVHNMNRWSFKENLAKQGKPVDKSEWGMYPQMVNAYYSPLFNEIVFPAAILQPPFYDYKADPAVNFGGIGAVIGHELSHGFDDSGSQYDGNGNLNNWWTDEDREKFEKAADALVAQFESYEPVPGVFVNGRFTLGENIGDLGGSSVAFDALQMYLKDKGNPGLIDGYTQEQRFFLSWATIWRSKTTDEYVVNQVKTDPHSPAQYRAVGPIINLDAFHEAFQTKEGDKLYVPKDKRIVIW, from the coding sequence ATGAAAAAATATGTATTGATTGCTGCATTGATGACTGGATCAGCTTTGGGCTTCGCTCAAGAGAATCATGCCATCAATGTGTCCTACATGGACAAAAACGTACGTCCGCAGGACGACTTCTATAACTACGTTAATGGGAACTGGATGAAAACTGTCGAGATTCCCTCTGATAAAGCACGCTGGGGATCTTTCGATGCCTTAGCGGAGAACACCGACGAGAACAGCTTAAAGCTTTTAAAAGCTTCTTTAGATCAGAAGTTTGATAAAGGTTCTGACGGGCAAAAGATCGCAGATCTTTACCGTTCTTTCGTTGATTTCGATACGCGTAATAAACTTGGATTGAAGCCTATTCAACAACAGTTGAAAGACATCGACGGTATCAAGAACCTTAAAGACTTATACAGCTATTTCCTTAAATATGCGGAAATCGGTGGCAACCCATTCTTTGGTGGCTATGTTTATGCGCATATGAAAAACAGTAATATGAATGCTGTTTATTTAGGCGGCGGAGGATTAGGTCTTGGTCGTAGCTATTACCAAAAAGTGGATGAGAAGAATACAGAGACTTTAGGTAATTACCAAAGCTACATCAACACGCTATATAGCAAAGTTGATCAAAAGACTAGAGATCTTAAAGGTCCTAAGATTGTTGAATTTGAAAAATTGATTGCTTCCAAATTGAAAACTGTGGAAGAGTCAAGAGACGCTCAAAAGCGCTACAACCCTGTTGCTGTAAATGATTTAGGTAAGATGGTGAAGAATATGGATGTTGCGAAATACATTCGTAGCGTTGGATTCACTGCAGATACAGTAATCATTGGCGAGTTGAAATATTATCAAGAGTTAGATCAAATCGTTAATCAAGAAAACCTTCCTGTAATCAAAGAATACTTGAAGTTCCATGTGATGGACGATGCAACAGGTTATTTGACGAAAGAACTTGATGATTTGTCATTTGAGTTCTATGGCAAGAAATTGAGAGGTCAAAAGGAGCAACGCGCATTAGACAAACGTGGTTTAGCATTTGTTAACAGCAATGTAGGTGAACTTTTAGGTAAATTATATGTAAAAGAGCACTTCCCTGCTGAGGCAAAGCAAACATGTGAGGAGATGGTGCAATACCTGATCAAATCTTTCAACCAACACATTAAAGACTTAGCATGGATGTCTCCAGCTACAAAAGAAAAAGCATTAGAAAAACTTTCTAAGTTTAACGTGAAAATCGGTTATCCTGATAAATGGAAAGACTATTCTAATTTAGCAATCGGCACTAGCTTAATCGAGAATGTTCATAACATGAACCGTTGGTCATTCAAAGAGAACTTAGCGAAACAAGGAAAGCCTGTTGATAAATCAGAATGGGGAATGTATCCTCAGATGGTAAATGCATATTACAGTCCGTTATTCAACGAGATTGTATTCCCTGCAGCTATCCTTCAACCTCCTTTCTATGATTATAAAGCAGATCCTGCTGTTAACTTCGGTGGTATTGGTGCAGTAATTGGTCATGAGCTTTCACATGGTTTTGATGATTCAGGTTCTCAATACGACGGAAATGGTAACTTAAATAACTGGTGGACAGACGAAGATCGTGAGAAGTTCGAAAAAGCTGCAGATGCATTAGTTGCGCAATTCGAGTCTTATGAGCCGGTACCTGGAGTATTCGTTAATGGACGTTTCACTTTAGGCGAGAACATTGGTGACTTAGGCGGTTCTTCTGTTGCATTCGATGCATTGCAAATGTACTTGAAAGACAAAGGTAACCCTGGATTAATCGATGGATATACACAAGAGCAACGTTTCTTCTTATCATGGGCGACTATTTGGCGTTCAAAAACAACAGATGAGTACGTTGTTAACCAAGTGAAAACAGATCCACACTCGCCAGCACAATACCGTGCGGTTGGTCCGATCATTAACTTAGATGCTTTCCACGAAGCATTCCAAACAAAAGAAGGTGATAAACTATATGTTCCAAAAGACAAACGAATTGTTATTTGGTAA
- a CDS encoding S1/P1 nuclease gives MKTVAKIVLFFTLLTSSQQLFAWGMTGHRVISEIAEKHLTRKAKRNIEALIGKQKIAYWSNWADFIKSSPDPLLNSTGSWHFLNTAGNLSFEEFNTALQNSPEQNLYKAYAKVRAQVNDKNLSIAQRREALYYVIHLLGDAHQPMHVSRAEDLGGNKINVTFFGRQGNIHRVWDSDLVDNEKYSFMEYAAVLDYDKSFFKKYTNSGFEQWLYESHQLANVIYDDVAKQNKLSYDYIFRFKYPMEECLLKAGLRLAKELNDIFG, from the coding sequence ATGAAAACAGTAGCAAAGATCGTGTTGTTCTTTACCTTGTTGACTTCGAGCCAGCAATTGTTTGCTTGGGGGATGACGGGGCACCGTGTTATTTCTGAGATTGCAGAAAAACACCTTACGCGAAAAGCCAAACGTAATATTGAAGCATTGATCGGAAAGCAGAAGATTGCTTATTGGTCGAATTGGGCCGACTTTATCAAGTCCTCGCCAGATCCGTTATTAAATTCTACGGGCTCATGGCATTTCTTGAATACCGCCGGCAATCTGAGTTTCGAAGAGTTCAATACGGCATTACAAAACTCGCCGGAGCAAAACTTATATAAGGCGTATGCAAAAGTTAGGGCGCAGGTAAACGATAAGAATCTAAGTATTGCGCAAAGACGTGAGGCTCTTTACTATGTGATTCACTTATTGGGCGACGCACATCAACCCATGCACGTGAGTCGCGCGGAGGACTTAGGTGGCAATAAAATCAATGTTACTTTCTTCGGTCGTCAAGGTAATATACATCGCGTGTGGGATAGCGATTTGGTAGACAACGAGAAGTATTCATTTATGGAATATGCTGCGGTGCTGGATTACGATAAATCCTTTTTTAAGAAATATACGAATTCGGGTTTCGAGCAATGGTTATATGAGTCGCATCAGCTTGCGAACGTGATTTACGATGATGTGGCGAAGCAAAACAAATTGTCTTACGATTATATATTCCGTTTCAAATATCCTATGGAAGAATGCTTGTTAAAGGCAGGATTGCGCTTAGCTAAGGAGCTCAATGATATTTTTGGTTAG
- a CDS encoding YgjP-like metallopeptidase domain-containing protein: MLIKVDEKDYNLLTTEKREIRIANLQEDIPTVYAHAQNSLDEVATYIRQFQQGSAFQVAPESMLEFFRIDLFGKKYPVKIIRNEEFQPYIKADLVYCSAKANTDIQQEKFAENLREQLFQQYVLQRISHWEEQLNVLSNDINFRVLKASPYKTNAETANITFNKQIKDLSLRTIDYFVFSAILPLLHEDDELTLINQYFPDTERLLNQLR; this comes from the coding sequence ATGCTAATAAAAGTCGACGAAAAGGATTATAATTTACTGACCACTGAAAAGAGAGAAATACGAATTGCTAACCTGCAGGAAGATATCCCAACGGTTTATGCACATGCGCAAAATAGCTTAGACGAAGTCGCCACCTACATCCGTCAGTTTCAGCAAGGCAGTGCCTTCCAAGTAGCTCCAGAGTCTATGCTAGAATTTTTTAGGATCGACCTCTTTGGCAAAAAATATCCCGTTAAGATTATCCGGAATGAGGAGTTTCAACCTTATATCAAAGCGGACCTAGTTTATTGCAGCGCCAAAGCCAATACGGACATCCAACAAGAGAAGTTTGCAGAAAACTTGAGAGAGCAGCTCTTTCAACAATATGTTTTACAACGGATAAGCCATTGGGAGGAACAGTTGAATGTCCTTTCTAACGATATCAACTTTCGAGTACTCAAAGCCAGCCCCTACAAAACAAATGCTGAAACCGCTAATATCACTTTCAATAAGCAAATAAAAGATCTATCCTTACGCACCATTGATTATTTCGTATTCTCAGCCATACTTCCCCTACTCCATGAGGATGATGAATTGACATTGATTAATCAATACTTCCCGGATACAGAAAGGCTATTAAATCAATTAAGATAA
- a CDS encoding DUF4268 domain-containing protein, which produces MYSREEAKRIRESFWTSFGQYMTPIAGADGLKVNWINYKTGIKHLYFRMDADNKKAHIAIEMAHPDAGIRALLFEQFRQYQAVLEAEFGEEWIWDEHSFDDYGKETARIFMELPKVSVFQQEDWPALISFFKPRIIALDSFWSDAQYGFELFK; this is translated from the coding sequence TTGTATTCAAGAGAAGAAGCAAAGAGAATTCGGGAGTCCTTCTGGACAAGCTTTGGTCAGTACATGACGCCAATTGCTGGTGCAGACGGTTTAAAGGTCAATTGGATAAACTATAAGACGGGCATAAAGCATCTTTATTTTCGTATGGACGCAGACAATAAGAAGGCGCACATAGCTATTGAAATGGCACATCCGGATGCTGGTATCCGCGCTTTGCTATTTGAGCAGTTTCGTCAATATCAAGCGGTTTTGGAAGCAGAATTTGGTGAGGAATGGATCTGGGATGAGCATAGTTTCGATGATTACGGAAAGGAGACTGCGCGTATTTTTATGGAACTCCCAAAAGTTAGTGTTTTTCAACAAGAGGATTGGCCGGCTTTGATCTCCTTTTTTAAACCACGGATTATTGCATTGGATAGTTTTTGGTCCGATGCGCAGTATGGATTTGAACTTTTTAAATAA
- a CDS encoding YchJ family protein has product MIQLCPCGSTLSYQNCCNRIHQDQQLAETAEQLMRSRYSAFTFGLIDFLYDSFHPQTRRFQKKSEIESWAKENNWQELEIIKSTTSTVEFKAYYIDLNGELHVHHEKSNFKQFNGIWYYYDGKLKA; this is encoded by the coding sequence ATGATACAACTTTGTCCTTGCGGATCTACACTTTCCTATCAAAATTGTTGCAATCGAATCCATCAAGATCAGCAACTCGCAGAAACTGCAGAGCAGTTGATGCGATCACGATATTCTGCCTTTACCTTCGGATTGATCGACTTTCTTTATGACAGCTTTCATCCACAAACGCGAAGGTTTCAAAAAAAGTCGGAAATTGAAAGCTGGGCAAAGGAAAACAATTGGCAAGAGCTCGAGATTATTAAGAGCACAACTTCTACAGTTGAGTTTAAAGCATATTACATCGACCTAAATGGGGAACTTCATGTACATCATGAAAAATCTAACTTTAAGCAGTTCAATGGTATTTGGTATTATTACGATGGTAAGTTGAAAGCATAA